The Arachis ipaensis cultivar K30076 chromosome B07, Araip1.1, whole genome shotgun sequence genomic interval TTGAAGCATTGACATCATTTAGATTCGGAGTTGTTAACATCCAAAGCTAAATAAATCAGTTTTAGtggatttttatttattctttaacATGCCAAAAATCTATTAATGAGGGATAGATGCTTCCAGggattaattaaaatatttaatactaatcCAGTACTCCTGCctttaaaaaaaatcacaatcATACACAATATTTGAGTCACATGATTACAGTTGCGAGTAAGTGCATGCATGATCATTAGTCCTCGATAAGTCAATGAAGCCATCACTGCCGTGACCGTGATCCTCCAAAGTCTTTTTCAACAATCACAATCTTACTATAAAGTAATAACCGATGATCACCGTCACTCAAATTTATATGCTACTCTACTCAGTTAATATTAAACTTACTATTATAAACTGAACCAAAACCATTAACAAATAAGCGGTTATTGGAATTAAGAAAGAGAAGCATCAGTAAAAAAGTATATATGATGAGaatctttaataataataataaataattatggttattattaattaaaatttgaaatggaAAAANTTAAACTattgtaatttaaaatattttttaaaatttatttatctcACCTAATTGTATAgtacagaaaaataaatataaaaataaaccaaCCAAAACAAGCAATTAAAAAGATCAGTGAATAATTTACCTTCCTGCCTTTATGTAAATAACAAATCGCCGGCTACCGTACTCCGGCACCTTCTTAATGGCTTCGGCGATGGTCTTGACGGAGCCGTTACCGTCCTTTGAGACGATGACATCCGCCTGTACGGCCGAAACCGGTAAACTCAACAACCTCCTATCTCTTTTACTCAGCCACTTAGGGAAATCCTCCTTCTCCGCCACCTCTTCCTTTCGCATTGCCATCAACCTTCTCCGGTTCTGTATAGGGACACCGGAGAAGTCGTCGCCGGCACCGGAAGCCGAGAATATCGCCAAACAATTACTCACCAGCTCCGACAAGTCCTTCAGGTTGTTCACCATCTGGCTCTTCACGGCGCCGGAGGCGCCTTCCATCCCCTCGGCGCACGTCTCCTGGTTTGTAAGCGCGGCGCTCAGCCACGTGAGCACGTCGTCCGAGGACGATCCAAGCGGTCGTACAGTGCCGCCGGGAGATGCGCCGGAGGGAGAGACTGTAGTGAGAGATCTTGATATGGCGTCCACGGACTCGTCGAGAAGCTCAAGGCAGTCGTCGTATGCGGCACGGGAGCGTGGATCCATGGAGGCGTACACACCGGAGGAGGAAATCGCAGCGGAGATGTAGAGCGCTTTAGTAAAGTGTTGCAGCGTCATGTTGAAGGAAATGTGGACTAAGTCCCGCTCCGTCGCCGCCGTGGATCCCGGAAAATCGAGAAGCGAGTTAACGCAAAGGTCCGGGAACCTTGTCCTGCTGCAGGTGCGTGAGATGGCCTGCGTCGGTTTGCCAGCGAGCGTAGGTTCCTTTAATCGTCCGTCGTCGGTGGAAGCGCGAGATCGGACGACGGTAACAAGTACGGCGGAGATGGCAGAAGCGACAATGAGAACAATAGCAAGAAGCGAGAAGAGTATAATTTTGGTGTTGGCAGTTGTAGAGGATCTCGGCCTATTAACCGGAGTTTCATCGGCACGAGATAAGTCAGTAGGACCAAGCCTTCCGTACTCCATTGTATAGAAAGTGTTTGTGATAATgccagagagaaagagaaagtgaAAGTTATTTGTGATGGTGATGATGAGAAATAAGCAAAACGGTGCGGTTTATATAAATGACGGTGGTTAAGTGGGTTTGAGTGAGTGAGAGGAAGCTAAGTGTGTTTGGTTGGTGCGAAGTCGATGTCGCGGGAATTAGCTGGCTGCTACTTGAAGCACTGCTGCCCACTGGATATGAGTGGAAATCAAACAAGGGGGGTTTTCTACTTTCAAGCTTCTATTCCTTTCCCACACTTCTAATAAGTGTTCTCTGTCTTCTTCTGATCTGTTTCCCCCtctcttattattgttattgtcttAATTAATCCGTTCTCAATCTTGATTAATATATTAGTAGCTTCATTTTGCAAGAAAAACGACGGACATACATACATATGCATCTGCACATGATTGGAGCAAGACTCAAATTCGTAATTTAAGTACGAAAAGATTATATTTTTTGAGTCATAATTTGTTGTGAAGATATTCATCTTAagttaagttaattaataattattatttttgaaaattgttacaTATANNNNNNNNNNNNNNNNNNNNNNNNNNNNNNNNNNNNNNNNNNNNNNNNNNNNNNNNNNNNNNNNNNNNNNNNNNNNNNNNNNNNNNNNNNNNNNNNNNNNNNNNNNNNNNNNNNNNNNNNNNNNNNNNNNNNNNNNNNNNNNNNNNNNNNNNNNNNNNNNNNNNNNNNNNNNNNNNNNNNNNNNNNNNNNNNNNNNNNNNNNNNNNNNNNNNNNNNNNNNNNNNNNNNNNNNNNNNNNNNNNNNNNNNNNNNNNNNNNNNNNNNNNNNNNNNNNNNNNNNNNNNNNNNNNNNNNNNNNNNNNNNNNNNNNNNNNNNNNAAATAATAgtgtaaatattatttttctttattccaCTAACTACTTCTCCAAGTGAATTCTATTATTTAAAGTTATCCACAAAATTGATTATACCGTCCAATTATATATGTGATTATTATAATTTTCTTAAAGCTGTACTTATCATGCATCCTCATTAATAAGAAGTACGTGCATATATAAAGAAAATACGTGTTCTTTCACCCCGTTATAACACAATAAGGTGCGTGTGGTTGTGCCTCATCACATGCAATGCTGCACCTGCTTTCAATTTTGAAGTTTAAATTTAGTTACAAAATACTCTCACGCTCTGATTAAAGTATTAAACTGTCTAAACCAGATTCGCTTTCTTCGGTTCATTCCACTTTCAATAACTGTtttctcaataaaaataaaaatgttaaaatgcCCGTGCTATATAGATAATTTGTTGTCACTTTTGATGTGTCTTTGCTTATACATTTAATTTTGGCATAATTTTGAGTAAGTAGCCTTGttgagaaaaatataaaataaaataaattagaaccATGGCAACATAATAAATACTCTAACCAGTAACCCGACAATATTTAAGTCAACCGCTTGCGAAGGAAAGCAACCAACAAAACAACAACTGCAGTCTATTGATTTTAAGGTTTGCAACATAGTATAATTTAGTATTAAATTATCAATCATTGTATTTCCCAATTTTCAGTAATTTTTTTTCAGAGTTCGACATATATAACAATCTACTATTAGaagaaaaaatttatataaaatcagaagaaaaaaaaattatNNNNNNNNNNNNNNNNNNNNNNNNNNNNNNNNNNNNNNNNNNNNNNNNNNNNNNNNNNNNNNNNNNNNNNNNNNNNNNNNNNNNNNNNNNNNNNNNNNNNNNNNNNNNNNNNNNNNNNNNNNNNNNNNNNNNNNNNNNNNNNNNNNNNNNNNNNNNNNTATAAAATTATAGttatatatgattatatatatgtAACGTGATATAATTGGTTGCTGCTGTTAGTATTAGTAGACTTAGAATTAGTTAGTTACTGCTGTTAGCATTAGTCAGTTAGAATTGCCAGCTAGCAAAGTTAGTTAGGCAGATTAAGTTAATTAGCTCTTATGTAACTATATAAAGATAAGCATGTGATGCAGAAACTGATGATGAATAAACACAACTTTCATCTTCTCCAATTTTCTCTTTCTCCAAATTTCAATTCACTAACAGCTTCTTCTTCACTGGACCTCCCTCCTCTgtttatctctctctctctctcactccttTCTCCAAGTTCTTCACCCTTCACCTTTGGACTCACCTGACAGAGATTGATGAGAGTTCGAATCTCTCCAAGTACGAAATTtcacatggtgcggtgagcgtggaaAAGAGATTGCAACTCCGATCAACGAGACCAAGGGTGAAAGATCTGAATCTGAAATCAAACCGGATTCATCGATTACCttcctttttcttgcttttcgCTTGGAAGCTGTTAAAAcctaattcttttcaatttctCAATTTCTTGAATCTACATCAATTGCTCAATCGACGATGACAACTGATCAATCGACGATGACAACTGCTGCGAATCCAGCCTTTCCTATGGACGCACAATCAATTGCAAATTTTCTGAATCAGATCTCTGCGATTCAAGCTCATGTGGCAAGAACTACTGTGATTCCGATGCAAGATCCAGCGAGCCCCTATTTCATCCATCCGAGTGAAAGTCCGGGTAATCCTCTCATACCTGTTAAATTGAATGCAAGCAATTATAGTTCATGGAGCCGAGGCATGCTTTTAGCTCTGAAATCAAAGAACAAGTTAAAATTCATCGATGGATCCATTGTGAAACCGGATGAACTCGATCCACTGTTTGAAGCCTGGGAAAAGTGCAACACCTATCTGGTGTCATGGATAACTGTATCCCTCAGTCCAGAAATCTCAGGAAGTGTAATTTGGAACAACAACGCCTCAGACTTGTGGAAAGAACTGAAACGGAGGTACTATCAAGGTGACAAGTTCAGAGTTGCTGAGTTGCAAGAAGAGCTCTTCCAACTCAGGCAAGGAGATGCCACTATAACTGCTTACTACACGAAGCTACAATCAATTTGGGAAGACTTGAACAATTTCAGGCCAATTCCAGAGTGCACTCATTGTGAACAATCGTGCACATGTGGACTGAGTGTGATGCGAGAATTCAGAAGAGAGGATTACACAACAAGATTTTAAGAGGTCTCAATGACCAGTATACTGCTGTCAGATCGCAACTGATGTTGATGACTCCCATGCCTGATATAGACACTGCCTTCTCCATGTTGACACAACAGGAAAGACAATTCAATGATTGTCAAGATTCAAAGATCTTCTTTAACAAAGCAATACCTCCTTATCAACCAACTGATGACAGAAATAGAGGGAGAGGCAGAGGCAGAGAAAGACACCAAGGCAATGGTAGAGGCAGAGGTACCAGAATGCAATGCACATTCTGTGACAAATCAGGACACACCATTGATACATGCTACAAAAAGCATGGCTTGCCACCACATCTAAGGCAACGACAAACTGACAGCATCAATTTCACCACTGTTGAACCACATGCTGAGAAGAGAAATGATAATCTCAGCCAAGTCAGTCTGGGCAATTGCCATAAGGAAGCTAGTAAGGAGCCGAGTTATGATCTCAATTCACTCCAAAAGGAAGCAATTATCAAGCTTCTCAAAGGACAAGAGGCTCAACAGCAACCTCAAGTCACAACCCAGGTTCAGCACCCTCCAAATGCTACTTCCATGAATCAAGGTAAAATTGTTGTTTTAAAATATAGTAGCAATATTTCATCCTTTGTTACTGCAAAATCCCCCCTCTGGGTCATAGACACAGGGGCCACTGATCATGTCACTTTTGACATGAATGACTATTATTCACACTGCCAAATAAAGCCTATAATTGTTAGAATGCCTGATGGCAGCCACACAACAAGTAGCATCATTGGCACCATTAGATTTTCTAATCAATTATTTCTTTCAAATGTGCTATTCATCCCAACTTTTGAATTCAAATTGATTTCTGTTTCAAAACTGACTGATGGATTGAAGTGTCAAATGTTAATTGATGATAAAATCTGTGAGATTCAGGACCAAGCTACTTCGAAGAGGATTGGAGTAGCTAAATGTGCTGACGGTCTCTATACAATGGATAGCCAACCTTTGAATTCTGTTTCTGCAACACACAATAATCATAGCATGCATAATTCAGCAAAGCTGCCGCTCACTTTCATAGCATCACTTTTCACCAATAATGGCACTGCAACTTGCACAGCATCATCAGTTCAAATAAATGCTCTATGGCATTCTAGATTAGGTCATATCCCTCAAAATAGATTGCATGTGATGCAGAAAACTCATCCCTTCATTGATTGTAATGAGCAAATAAACCCATGTAACTCATGTCATTTAGCAAAGCAAAAACGCTTACCTTTCTCTTATAGCAATTATGAATCTGATGCTTGTTTTGATTTGCTGCATCTTGATATTTGGGGACCAATTTCAGTCCCCTCCATTAATGCTCACAAATATTTTTTGACCATAGTTGATGATAAAAGCAGATACACCTGGATTTTTTGTATGAAAGCAAAGTCAAAAACTTCAGACTtggttaaaaaatttataaaatttgttCAAACTCAATTCAATCGCATTGTCAAGTGTCTAAGAACGGACAATGGTCCTGAGTTCACTATGCACTCATTTTATGCATCACAAGGCATTGTACACCACACTTCATGCGTTGAAACTCCACAGCAAAATGGGATAGTGGAAAGAAAATACCAACATGTTTTGGGGGTGGCTAGAGCATTGCTATTCCACTCATCTATGcctaaatatttttggaattttgctATAAAGCATGTTGTGCATATCATCGATATATTGCCAAGCCAATTTCTCAACGACAAATCACCTTTTGAACTTCTTTTCAACCAAACACCTAATCTGTCCAATTTAAAGGTTTTTGGGTGTCTCGCCTATGCATCAAATCTTTTAAATGGAAGAACTAAATTGGACCCGAGAGCACAAAAATGTGCTTTTCTCGGTTTTAAAGAAGGAACGAAAGGATTCACACTCATTGATGTGAAAACCAAGAGAATTTTCACATCTAGAGATGTCATTTTCTATGAAAATCACTTTCCATATTGTTCCCATGATGATTCTAATTTGCATAATTACAATAAAATTTCACAGCAAAATTACAACGTTGATCCATTCACTTATGATTCTCACTACACTGACTCATTTGCTCCTAGTTCGCATCAACCACACATGACTCAAACTCATGTTCCACCTACAcatcatcaaaaccatcaaaatcTTCAACCACCATCAAATTTGCATTCTGAATTTGTTGATCACACCCTAAATGAACCTGCACGTTCAGCACACACTGTTGAACAAACAGAGAATCTCACATCACATGCATCACATGCATCACATCAAAATCCATAGCCACTTGAACTTAGAAAATCTACAAGAATTAAAAGGTTGCCAGCCTATCTCAAAGACTATCATTGTAAAGTGAACAATTCAGTTTCTGGTTCCACTCATCCTCTTTGTAGGTATCCTATTTCGTAGCATATTTCCTATGATGCACTCAATCCAAAACACAAGGTTTTTTCTTTGACTGTTTCTACAAACGTTGTACCTAGTAACTATGAGGAAGCTGCTGCTCACCCTTGTTGGAGAGAAGCTATACAAAGCGAACTTGAGGCTCTGAAGAAAAATCAAACTTGGCAAATCACAACACTCTCTCATGGCAAGAAAGTTATAGGCTGCAAGTGGGTATTCAGGATTAAATTCCTCCCTGACGGAACCATCGAAAGATACAAAGCCAGGTTGGTTGCAAAGGGCTTCACACAAATTGAGGGTGTCGACTTCATTGACACATTTAGCCCAGTAGTTTGAATGTCAACTTTGAGAGTGGTTTTGGCCTTGGCCGCTGCAAAACAATGGCACATCAAGCAGTTGGACGTGAATACTGCTTTCTTGCACGGTGACCTACATGAGGAGGTCTATATGAGGCTTCCGCCAGGGCTTCAACAATCCGAAATGGTAGCAAACTCAGTGTGTAAATTACGTAAATCGCTCTACAGCCTGCGGCAAGCTAGTAGGCAGTGGAATCTGAAATTGACTGAGACATTGAGTTCGGCTGGTTTCTCCAAATCAGAATCAGATCATTCCTTGTACACCAAGATCACAGCTCAGGGGTTACAATCATCATGGTTTACGTGGACGACTTGGTTTTGACGGGTAATGACCTGGCTGAGATTAATTCAATCAAGCAGCTACTtgatcaaaaattcaaaattaaggaTTTGGGGGACTTGAAGTACTTCCTAGGCATGGAAGTGGCCCGCTCATCAAAAGGGATCCATCTTTGTCAATGCAAGTATGCCTTAGACATCCTCAAGGACTTCGGCTTCTTAGAGTGCAAGCCAGCTAGCACTCCAATGGATTACACTTCTGCATCAAAATTGTTAAGGGAAAGTGGCACTACATTAGAGGATCGAGCCCCATACAGACAACTAGTTGGCAGGCTCTTGTACTTGACCAACACAAGGCCAGATTTAGCTTACGCAATGGGAAGACTCAGTCAGTTCATTGATTGTCCCACAGATGTACATCTGCAAGCTGCTCACAGGGTGCTGCGATACTTAAAAGGATGTCCCTCAGTTGGTTTGTTCTTCCTGGCTGCCAATGATCTTAAACTCACAGGGTTCTCAGATGCAGACTGGGCAATGTGTGCAAATTCCAGAAAATCCATCACTGGCCATTGCTTCTACATTGGAAAGTCGCTCATCAGTTGGAAAAGTAAGAAACAGAACACTGTTGCGAGGTCGTCCTCAGAAGCTGAGTACAGAGCTCTGGTCCTGGCAACATGCCAAGCTCAATGGCTATCTTACATCATGAATGATTTTGGCATGCCACTGACAGAACCCATCACACTTTTCTGCGACAATAGATCAGCCATTCACATAGCCACCAATCCTATCTTCCACGAGAGAACTAAGCACATCGAGGTTGATTGCCACACTGCTCGAAACCAGCATCTCTCAGGTCTCACACACCTAATGCCGGTTTCTTCATCGAACCAATTGGCTGACTTCCTTACCAAGGCCTTAGCCCCTGGTCCCTTCTCAAGCAACATTTCTAAACTAGGCCTTTTAGATATTCATAGTCCTAGTTTGAGGGAGGCTGTAACGTGACATAATTGGTTGCTGCTGTTAGCATTAGTAGACTTAGAATTAGTTAGTTACTGCTATTAGCATTAGTCAGTTAGAATTGCCAGCTAGCAAAGTTAGTTAGGCAAATTAAGTTAATTAGCTCTTATGTAACTATATAAAGATAAGCATGTGATGCAGAAACTGATGATGAATAAACACAACTTTCATCTTCTCCAATTTTTTCTTTCTCCAAATTTCAATTCACTAACAGCTTCTTCTTCATTGGACCTCCCTCCTCTGTttatctctctctttctcacttttttctCCAAATTTTTCACCCTTCACTTTTGGACTCACCTGACAGAGATTGATGAGAATTCAAATTTCTCTAAACACGAAATTTCACAGTATAAGAAATTTAttatacatggtatttttcaaaaattaaaaaaagaaaactgGCACTAAAATATTCTAAGGAATATGAAAGAGAAAACGACGAATATCATTTTCATCAAGCAGAAGAAACCAGAGCAGGGAGCACTACTAAATAATAGATCGGAATATAAAATATCTTTGGCTatggttgaaattttttattaCAGCACTTATAGCATAGCAATCCTCCTAGTAATTCCAAAATTCATGCACAATGACGGTGCCCTACCTGCGTGGCAACCTTATATAAAAGTATATCATCGAGTGTTAATTAATTTgtacttattattattatataataataaaagtaGTTGTACTTTTTGTGCACGAGAGAGATCCATGGCCTCATCAACACATATGGCAAGTAGAATATTTAAGATATATATAAAGTAATTTGACTAAATTCTAACTTCTCTCTATATAATTATTCGTTCCTTTCTTtcatgttatatacttatatgagGTCTAATTcggaaagaaaattaaacaagggGTGGGACCCTGGGAGCTAAGCTAGTCTGATTTTTCAAAGAAATATAGCATTGATAAATTATTGTTGTTAAGTAGTAACAGATATACACAGAACTTATAAAACAAGGATACTTCATTGAGTTATCGTATTTGCGTGTCAGACATATTTTAGATACGACATTCATTGATATTCGTTTGACACGCATGTCTGTTGTGTCCaatcgtgtcttaataaaaattaaaaaaaaaatttgaacacgcctggacacacttaaataccattaCGTGTTaacgtgtccagtcttattcttaacatataatcttaaaataaatttagatatagtatatattattatttattaaaacaaaaaatattttaaatacttgatataattaaaataagacattaaaaataattaaaaattttaatttaNNNNNNNNNNNNNNNNNNNNNNNNNNNNNNNNNNNNNNNNNNNNNNNNNNNNNNNNNNAttctcttattatatatattaattttgaaaatcatAAATTTTAGCTCTTTTTTTCTCTGTCGTCATAgggttaggatttagaattttcaataaataaataaatatataataaggatatttttgttattttttataatagagatattgtagttattttttataaaaaaaatattaatttagattggttcaaaatttattttagtagTTTTTCGACTAAATTGATTTCCCtagtctaattttaataaaaataacacagtttaattggttatatgtgttaaattttaattattaaaaattatttttaaaaaagacgTTTTTGACATCTTTATTTGGGTAGCTCCATTCTTTGTTTTAAGAGTAAAacttcttttcaatttctttcgttttttttaatttagacaATTGtactttaataattaaaaaataataatttattttttttatcttttttttgtttaattattctgttggtttcTATAGTTTcactaaaatttttaattaagtctctatacttttttcttttcaattagatcCGCTACAACAAATCCGACAGATAGCGGCGGTTTTGAACCCCCGCAAAACATATCACGACGGTTTTACAAAATGCCGGAAGATGGGGTGCGGCAAAACGGATAACAGCGGTTTTCTTCAACCGCTGAAATAACCGCCGCGAAATGAAACTTGGATTTTGCGGCGGTTATTACCCGCCGCAGTATGTGGATGGtaacttttatttttcaatttgcgGCAGTTTATAACCGCCGCTAAATGTTAGTGTTTTGAAAACGGCGCTGTTTTGTGGCGGTTGATAACCGCAGCTAAATATCACAAAAATAGACAATATTACCGTTTTGCACCGCTAAATTCGAATTTCCCATTAAAATTTTAGGTTTTCTATTATTTTGCCTCTTTTGAAAAAATATGTttattaatcttaaatttttttcttttcaattaatttaAAGAAATTGCAACCAAGTAAAACAGCTCAATTAACATAACAAACCAAATTAAATATATACAAACATAACATATATAATGAAATTGTCATAACATCATCCAAAATAAAGTATGAATGCTtaagttgaagaaaataagcataaAGCACTAAACCAACTTAAATGCATAAGTATCTAAGAACATtgattgaaattcaaaatttttgttgCGGGTCGTGATTGGCAGATGAAGATGGCCCTGCGCTTGACGAGTCCGGTGTACCGCCCAAAAAAGCCAACTCTGTGGCAACCTCAGCTGGCAAATTGCCTCCTTGCTGTTGGACTAGATATCCCAAGATCTTATGTATCGACTGTCTCTTCGCCTGCTCTTCTTCTAGCTTAGCCGTCAATTCCGCAATCCTCCTCTCGTACTCTTCATTGGGCCCTGCAGAACTCGACGGTTGTCCAGCAACGTTACCAAAGACTTGGGTGGGACATGGTCCAGCACTTAGGGCATGAACTCGTCCTGGGTGCTCCTTTCCGAGAACTTGTGCTAGCGAATCATTTTGTGAAAGGTGCCTAGAGGATCCATCCTGCCTCTCAATATTCAAAATTGCTTCCTACAAATATTAAACACATTGGAAAGGCATGAGTTAACAGTAGCACGATATATACGGTAAGCTAAGTTGCTTGAAATTTTTAAACATGACTCACACTAACAACATGCGCATCGAGATGGATATACGAGCCATCTTTTTTCTTGTGAGTCATGATAAACAACTCTCCTCTACCAACGCGCCTTCCTTGCTCTTTCTCCTACATCGTTGATATTGACATAATTTAGTAAACAATAACAACATACTCAGGAAGATTAATCAAAATCTTAATAAATAATGATGACTTCTGACTTAATGTAAATGAGAAAGATAGATGTTGATTATAAAATGTAAGAGGAATAATATGTATACACATGTATATTTTTGtggaaataataaaatataccaAGGCTTACCATTGTTTCTTCCTTCTGGCGATAGTCAATGAACTTTTTCCATTCATTTTCTTCTATTCCTTTCGGGCAATGCTTAAGATTTTTCTCATAAATCCTTATTTCTTTGTAACACCTATGATACAAGTGGTGCCTTGTATCCTTCCAGTTCTTTCCTATCCTCTTCATAATATCGCGCTTTATTTTTCCTCTGGCATCGTCCTCATAATGAAAGACTCGCTGCAATTAGTTGAAGAAATGCTACAACCATTACAGAATAATTTAAATTGTTAAAGTATGACACTCAAATCCAGTACAAGCAGTCCCAATTACGTATAAATGAGAATTGCTTAAATAATGATgtgaaaaacaaaatacaaaaattttacaAACCATATAATTTACCCATGCAAAAGCccttacaaaaaaaaatcaaatactaAAATTGCTTAAATTGTTGAAACTTAAAGTTGTACCTTAATCATGTCGTAAGCATGTTCCTTCTTAGCTTTGTTCACATGCTTTCAACTTTCTACAGATATGGGGAATTGGGAATAATCCGCACCCAAACTTTCTAAGAAACCACTGAATAATCCAGCTGTCTGACCAATCGATTGCAGCTCTTTCTTAAATGGGAGTACTATCTTTGTATTGGAAAGGA includes:
- the LOC107605904 gene encoding probable pectinesterase/pectinesterase inhibitor 61, with amino-acid sequence MEYGRLGPTDLSRADETPVNRPRSSTTANTKIILFSLLAIVLIVASAISAVLVTVVRSRASTDDGRLKEPTLAGKPTQAISRTCSRTRFPDLCVNSLLDFPGSTAATERDLVHISFNMTLQHFTKALYISAAISSSGVYASMDPRSRAAYDDCLELLDESVDAISRSLTTVSPSGASPGGTVRPLGSSSDDVLTWLSAALTNQETCAEGMEGASGAVKSQMVNNLKDLSELVSNCLAIFSASGAGDDFSGVPIQNRRRLMAMRKEEVAEKEDFPKWLSKRDRRLLSLPVSAVQADVIVSKDGNGSVKTIAEAIKKVPEYGSRRFVIYIKAGRYEEDNLKVGRKKTNVMIIGDGKGKTVITGGRNVLQEMTTFHTASFAASGSGFIARDMTFENYAGPAKHQAVALRLSSDHAVVYRCNVIGYQDTCYVHSNRQFFRECDIYGTVDFIFGNAAVVFQNCSLYARKPMPQQKNTITAQNRKDPNQNTGISIHNSRILATSDLQASKGSFPTYLGRPWKMYARTVYMISYIGDHVHPRGWLEWNTSNFALDTCYYGEYMNYGPGAAIGQRVKWAGYRIITSTVEASRFTVGQFISGSSWLPSTGVAFISGLST
- the LOC107607689 gene encoding uncharacterized protein LOC107607689, yielding MVYVDDLVLTGNDLAEINSIKQLLDQKFKIKDLGDLKYFLGMEVARSSKGIHLCQCKYALDILKDFGFLECKPASTPMDYTSASKLLRESGTTLEDRAPYRQLVGRLLYLTNTRPDLAYAMGRLSQFIDCPTDVHLQAAHRVLRYLKGCPSVGLFFLAANDLKLTGFSDADWAMCANSRKSITGHCFYIGKSLISWKSKKQNTVARSSSEAEYRALVLATCQAQWLSYIMNDFGMPLTEPITLFCDNRSAIHIATNPIFHERTKHIEVDCHTARNQHLSGLTHLMPVSSSNQLADFLTKALAPGPFSSNISKLGLLDIHSPSLREAVT
- the LOC107607690 gene encoding uncharacterized protein LOC107607690, translated to MRKAIALLSNTKIVLPFKKELQSIGQTAGLFSGFLESLGADYSQFPISRVFHYEDDARGKIKRDIMKRIGKNWKDTRHHLYHRCYKEIRIYEKNLKHCPKGIEENEWKKFIDYRQKEETMEKEQGRRVGRGELFIMTHKKKDGSYIHLDAHVVSEAILNIERQDGSSRHLSQNDSLAQVLGKEHPGRVHALSAGPCPTQVFGNVAGQPSSSAGPNEEYERRIAELTAKLEEEQAKRQSIHKILGYLVQQQGGNLPAEVATELAFLGGTPDSSSAGPSSSANHDPQQKF